The Nostoc sp. PCC 7524 nucleotide sequence TTTCACATGATCTGGAAAACCCCTCTCCAAACCTCTCCCCTGCAAGGAGAGAGGCTTTAACTTTTCCCCCTTCCCTAGTAGGGAAGGGGGTTAGGGGGTTAGGTTTTGCGTTAACTTTTCCACATAATAAGACATTGCGATCGCCCACCCACCTAACTAGATGACTTCAATATTTGCCAATTCCTCGACTAACTATTGGGCTGTATATTGCATAAAATCAACTTGGTAGCGTGATAATGCCTGAATAAGTTCAGCACGCGTTAGCCCTGCTATTTCTGCGGCTTTGGCTTGTGAGATTTCCCCTAATTCATACCATTTAACTATTGATGATATTTTTTAACCCACCCTTACGGTTAGATAAATTTGAGGAGGCTTGGTTTTATGGTGGTGAAATTAGCGGTGATATAGGTTATTCATTAGAGTCTGGCGTTGAATCATTATTAATGTCTGTTAAAAGTTTGCCCTCAAAATTGGCTGGTAAAATAGCCTCTTGAAGATTTGCCCCTTCAAGATTCGCCCCTTCAAGATTCGCCCCTTCAAGATTCGCCCGTTGAAGAATCGCCCGTTGAAGATTCGCCCCTTCAAGATTCGCCCGTTGAAGAATCGCCCGTTGAAGATTCGCCCCTTCAAGAATTGCCCGTTGAAGAATCGCCCGTTGAAGATTTGCGCCGTAAAGATTCGCCCCTTCAAGATTCGCGCCGTAAAGATTCGCCCGTTGAAGATTCGCCCCTTGAAGATTCGCCCGTTGAAGATTCGCCCCTTGAAGATTCGCGCCGTAAAGATTCGCCCCTTGAAGATTCGCCCCTTGAAGATTCGCCCGTTGAAAATTTGCCATATAAAAATCTTTCGAGCTTAAAATGCAATTTTGTAAATCTAAAAAACTCAGACACTTCAAGCACAATACATCACCATCAAAACTAACTCTCTGCCCATGCAAGCGGGAAATCCAATTACCAAAAGCTTCAGGCGCAGGCCAGTCAATTTTTGAAATCTTTTGCGTTACCCTAGCACAAGCATTTAAAACCACTAACAAAGCTTCTTCAGCATTACGCGCTTGTTGATTAGCTTGATGAAAACTTTTGATTTCAGGCAAAAGTTCCATTGGCATTCCATGACGCAGCATAAAACCAATGAGATGACACAAACTTTGTTGCCAATTTTCAACATCTGCGAGATTGTGTAAACGGATTTCGTCGCCAATGAAATCAAAAAGATACTGATCAATTGGGGATGTGCCGCAAAGAATTGCCCAGTTTCTTAAAGCCTCAGTTTCATCCCATCCATCACGATGATAGCGGTCTGTTTGACGTTTATCTAACTGTTTATGAATCCAACTCAGTTCTTGTACTATGCGTCTGGCTGTGAGATATTCACCAAAACTTTTGTGTGTAAATTCAAAGGTTTTTTCCTGTTCTCTAACTCCACTCTGCCGGAAATAAAACGCTGTCAATAGACGCGTTACACCTGCTTCTGCTGCTTCTTGATATTTAATAAACAGTTGCTTGATATGACTGTTACCACCGCATTTATTTTCAATCTCCCTGACTGTTGTAGTTCTACCATTACCATGCCAGCAAGCTAGGGCAATTTCTTCTAAAATCAGCGCAAATTCTTCATCATCTGCTATGCTAAACTCTTGAGCTATGGGATGCTTTTGTCTATCACCCCAACGGCGTTCATAAACAGCTTTGAGTAAGTCTGCATAAATAGTATTTAAGTTGCTATTTTCTGAAAATTCTACTTCACCACGTTCATAACTCAAAGCTACTAAATAATTTAACAAGGGTTGAGCAGTAATCTCTATGAGCCTTCCTTGGTCTAGAACTGCGGGTAAACCATTATATTGCTTATTCTTGGATAGTGAATACTTCTGCCACCAAAATTGACGTTGATCTGTCTCAAGCAATTTGCTTTCGTCTCTGTACTTTAATCTTTCTTCGTCAGTCACAAAATAAGGCAGAATATGTAATATTTCTTGGGGAGATTTATCAAACTGATTTGTGTTAGCTTGTACTATTAATTCTCGTCCGGTAATCAAAACTTGCAAGCAAGTTTGCTGTTGATTAGAGTTGTTGATTTTTCTTTCTACTTTTTGAATAAATTCTTTGGCTACTTCCGCACCGAGTTTACCCTGCATGGCAAGTTCATCTAAACCATCAAAGATAATTAGTAACCGTGATTGCTGATTATCTTCTAAGGGGTTATGCTCCAAGAATTTATTAGCTGTAACAAACTCACCAACTGCATTAACTAAATTATCTTCCACCTCAAAACGGTGTAAAGGAATAAATAAAACGTTAATTTCTCCTTTCGTAGCTTGTTCAGCCGCGAAGATTTTAGCAAAAGTAGATTTGCCACTACCGGGGCCACCACTAATTACACGAATAGCATCTTGCGGCGCGGCTTTATTCAACCAAGTTTCTAGTTCTGTTTTTAAATCAACTACAACCTGCTCAAATTTTTCTTCTTCTTGACGTTGACGATAAGAATAACTATCTTTTTGAGGTTTGATAGGGACTTTATAGTAAGCCCGTAAGGGAATATAAACTTTGTCTAAGCCAAAAGTTTCATCGAATATTGGCTCGGCTACTTGTTTTTGCAGCCAAGCATTGTAACGCATCCATGAGCGTTCTCGTTCACTGGCTTTAAAAAAGGGACTATCTACTTGTTTTTGTAAACAATCATATTTATCTGGGTGTTCTAACCACTCTTCATGTAGAGCAAATACAAAATAAGGGGGTAAGCGATCGCTAATTGTCTGAGCTTCAATTGTATTCAGGCTAAAATATTGCAACCAATTACCAAAAGCTGTTTTAATTGTGGCTAAAATTGGCAAATCTTTGGGATTGTTAAAGAAATCCTGGTCAATACGTAACTCTTGACTTTCTAATGATTCGTTGAGGCGACTACACAATAACTCAATATCACTTTGATTGGGTTTTTCAAAGAAAAAACCTCGGTTCTCTTCTACTAAACTAAGCATTGCTTGTATCAAAGCACGGTAAACAAGCAACCAACCAATTTCTTCTGGTGTTTGCGCCCAACCAATTGCTGCTAAGGCTTCTACCGCATCTTTCCCTACCTCTTGCCAATTCCCAAAAGCTCCATCTAGAGCCGCTTTACTCAAAGATTTAAATAGTTCTTTAACATCTAAATTTGGTGGTTTTCTCCAAAATCGAACAGGCTTACTGATTGGCGTTCCAGATTCACTGCTCATACTCATGGTAATTAGGTAACAAATACTGCTTTAACACATAATAAAGCACTGTTTTATCCAAAAATTTCCCAAATCCATTGCAAAAATTCATAATTTACTGGTCAAAGATTGAACTTTTAGCCTGAGAAGATTTTGGGAAAGTTGCGAATAATAATAAAAACCCCTCTCCAAACCTCTCCCCTACAAGGAGAGAGGCTTTGAAACCCCCATTCCCTAGTAGGGAAGGGGGGCTAGGGGGATTAGGTCTTTCAGACTTTAATGTTACTAATAATACTTTTAAAACTTCAGCCTCCAAGGCTCAACTGTCAACCTCAAAAGCTCAACCGTCACCCTCAAAGGCTCAACTTCCAGCCTTAAAGGTTCAACTTCCAACCTCAAAGGCTCAACTTCCAACCTCAAAGGCTCAACTTCCAACCTCAAAAGCTCAACTTCCAACCTCAAAAGCTCAACCGTCAACCTCCAAGGCTCAACCGTCACCCTCAAAGGTTCAAACGCGAATAAATATATAAAAAAAGACACAAAAATTTTGTGTCTCTATATCAATATATTTGGTGCAATCGCCTATCTTAAACTTTATCCAGCCACAACCTCGGCTTTCTTTTTCTTAGAACGGCGTGTAAACCTGCGTCCCATCTCATCAATCACGCCATCTAAACCAGTCACGTCACCACTAGCCTTAGCATAGTTATAAACTGCTAATGCTGCTGTATATGCTTCACTGCCAGATGCCATACAAGTATCATCCACCAGTTCTTGGAGTTGCGTCAAAGACAACAGCACCGGATACAACGCTTCATACAGTGCTAAATCCCGACGCATTTCTTCGATATCAAAAGAACGAGGTAAAAAATTGGGATTTTGTGTGGCTACTTCCAAAGCTTTGCTCACAAACGCTCGGCTTTTATCTCCCATTTTGACTATAGTACGGCGGTCTTCCGTGGTCAAATCAATTAAAAACGGTAACTTTTCGCGGATAGTCGCAATTGCTTGCATAACTGCATCCCTATCTGCTGCGGAAAGCTTGGCACTGATACGATTTTCTGCCATATTTACTACAAGTTCGTATACTTTAACTTCAGTATTCACTAAATAATTCAGGCAGTCATGGTTGCTTATAAGCAATTAAGAGATTTTTTTTATACATTTAAAGAAAGTAATATCTCGCTAATTACCAACCTTGCATAAGTTTTCTGGCTGGATGCTAGCCGCGTGGTAAGGCAACTGAGCATTTAGAGATAATAAGAGTAAGAATCACCAGATAATATATGACTACCTTTCCTAAATACATACCCCAATCTGAGCCACCCCTTCCTCCGTGGGAAACCCTACCCACAATGTATGATTTACCTAGCGACAACCCAGAGGAACCAGGTTTGCCAGACGATTTTCACTTTTTACAACCCTTACTTTTATACTTAACCTTTCAACCAATTAACTGGAATCCCGAATTAGTTTACAGTGCGGCTGACCTGAATCTTTATTACGATCTTGATCATCCACTATGGTATAAACGCCCTGATTGGTTTGGCGTTGTGGGAGTACAAAAACTCTACAAAGGCGAAGATTTGCGTTTAAGTTATGTCACTTGGCAAGAACCAGCGAATCCTTTTGTAGTAGTAGAACTATTATCCCCAGGTACAGAAGACGAAGATTTAGGCATTACTCAAAAGCCAACAGCTAAACCTCCTAGCAAATGGGAAGTTTACGAGCGAATTTTGCGAATCCCTTACTATATTGTGTTTAGTCGCTACACCAATGAACTGAGAGCTTTTCAGTTAGTAGGTGGTCACTATGAAGCGATAAATTTAACTGAGGGACGCATACTCATGCCAGAGTTGGGTTTAAGTTTGGGTGTATGGCAAGGAGCGTTTCGAGATATTAACAGGTTGTGGCTACGTTGGTTCACCTTAACAGGGGAATTAATTTCTGAGCCGACAGAAAAAGTTGTTGCAGCTACGGAACGAGCAATGATTGCTGAACAGGAAGCTACTGATGCTAAACAAGAAGCTGAACAGGCAAAAAGAAAAGCAGAACAATTAGCAGAACGCCTGCGACAATTAGGAGTGAATCCTGATGAGCTAGTGTAAACTATGCTTCTCAGATAAACCTGTAGATAGAATTGCGATCG carries:
- a CDS encoding Uma2 family endonuclease — its product is MTTFPKYIPQSEPPLPPWETLPTMYDLPSDNPEEPGLPDDFHFLQPLLLYLTFQPINWNPELVYSAADLNLYYDLDHPLWYKRPDWFGVVGVQKLYKGEDLRLSYVTWQEPANPFVVVELLSPGTEDEDLGITQKPTAKPPSKWEVYERILRIPYYIVFSRYTNELRAFQLVGGHYEAINLTEGRILMPELGLSLGVWQGAFRDINRLWLRWFTLTGELISEPTEKVVAATERAMIAEQEATDAKQEAEQAKRKAEQLAERLRQLGVNPDELV
- a CDS encoding pentapeptide repeat-containing protein — encoded protein: MSSESGTPISKPVRFWRKPPNLDVKELFKSLSKAALDGAFGNWQEVGKDAVEALAAIGWAQTPEEIGWLLVYRALIQAMLSLVEENRGFFFEKPNQSDIELLCSRLNESLESQELRIDQDFFNNPKDLPILATIKTAFGNWLQYFSLNTIEAQTISDRLPPYFVFALHEEWLEHPDKYDCLQKQVDSPFFKASERERSWMRYNAWLQKQVAEPIFDETFGLDKVYIPLRAYYKVPIKPQKDSYSYRQRQEEEKFEQVVVDLKTELETWLNKAAPQDAIRVISGGPGSGKSTFAKIFAAEQATKGEINVLFIPLHRFEVEDNLVNAVGEFVTANKFLEHNPLEDNQQSRLLIIFDGLDELAMQGKLGAEVAKEFIQKVERKINNSNQQQTCLQVLITGRELIVQANTNQFDKSPQEILHILPYFVTDEERLKYRDESKLLETDQRQFWWQKYSLSKNKQYNGLPAVLDQGRLIEITAQPLLNYLVALSYERGEVEFSENSNLNTIYADLLKAVYERRWGDRQKHPIAQEFSIADDEEFALILEEIALACWHGNGRTTTVREIENKCGGNSHIKQLFIKYQEAAEAGVTRLLTAFYFRQSGVREQEKTFEFTHKSFGEYLTARRIVQELSWIHKQLDKRQTDRYHRDGWDETEALRNWAILCGTSPIDQYLFDFIGDEIRLHNLADVENWQQSLCHLIGFMLRHGMPMELLPEIKSFHQANQQARNAEEALLVVLNACARVTQKISKIDWPAPEAFGNWISRLHGQRVSFDGDVLCLKCLSFLDLQNCILSSKDFYMANFQRANLQGANLQGANLYGANLQGANLQRANLQGANLQRANLYGANLEGANLYGANLQRAILQRAILEGANLQRAILQRANLEGANLQRAILQRANLEGANLEGANLEGANLQEAILPANFEGKLLTDINNDSTPDSNE